GTTGGTTGGTCCGACGCCAACGTCAGCTGCCATCTGGGATGCCGAGGTGTCTTTGCTGGTGACGAATGGGTAGTTTCCGTAGTAGAGGGAGATCCCAAAGCCCTGTGTTCCTTCAATGAGGACAGAGTCGCCCTTTTCAATAGCGTCGTTGACGCTTTGGGCAACATCGGTGATGTAGGGGGCGAGTTCAGGAATGTCTCTTGCAAGACGGCCTTTCCTCATGACGCGGTCTGAGTTGGCAGGCCCGCATCCTGATCCGGTCGATCCGACTGTTTTAGACAGGTGAGGATCTTTTTTGTCCAGAGTGATGTGTGCCTCTTCGATGATCCCGCAACGGCCGTCGATCTTTGTTCTATCGGCGCATTTGAGGATGTCAAGTTCGTGAGCGAAGACTCTTGGGTCAACGAGTACGCCGCTTCCGATCATGAGTTCCGCTTTGGGGTAGAGGAATCCTGACGGGATCATACGGACAACATATTTTTCGTTTAGTACATTTATGGTGTGACCTGCGTTCGGCCCCACACCGCCGCGGGCAATAATGGTTGCTTTGTCTTTTTGCGCAATGTGGGCGACGATTTTCCCTTTCCCTTCGTCGCCAAAAAAGCCACCGACTATGATCGTACTTGGCATGGTTATCGAATATTATTGGATGCAGTTGGTGATAAGGACTTGGGTTATTGGGTTGCGAACGGAGTGAGCGACCTCAAAGGAGCAAACCGTAGGTTTGCGACCGGGGCGGATCACGACCAGAGAGCGTGGCCAAAGCTTGAGCAAACCCCTGGTTTGCGTGTGCGGCTTACGATGCATCCTTCCTTCAAAGAAAACCACCTCTCTAAATCTCTCCAGCAAAGATGAGGTCCTCGTTCGCACTATTATATTATAGTGCATCTTCTTCCTTCTTGTCGTATGTGACGTATTACCAGCGGCAACATTCCGTCGTTTGTCGAAATGAATTATGCGGTTATTTCGCTTGAATGGTATGCCCCATAAGGATGCGTGTTTTATCTTTTGGCTCACGTTACCACCTATATTGGCCTGGATTCGAGACCCCGACCACAAAGTCTATTATATAACATAATCAAATATCAAAGCATATTCCGTTCATCGGAGTATGACCCTTGCAGAATGCTTATTCGACAAATGTCGAATATCACGTATCGCATGTTAAACATGCACAAACAAATTTACAATCCTAATTTAGGAGGAATTGAAATTGAAAACAACTAAAACTATTGCAGCAGTCCTCGCTGTGTTCCTTGTTGCCGTTCTCTTTATGGGAGCAGCATCAGCAGCACCAGTTGGTGGATCTACTGTATATGTATACCAGTATGGTGCAACAGGAGATGTTGCCCCCACAACGTACTACCTGTACCAGAATGGTCAGGTAGCAGGGTCTGCTACTACTGATGCCACCGGTACATTCGCTTCCGAGGGTATCGTTGCAGGTACATACGATAGCGTAGCTACCGGTCTTACCGCAGGCGCTTTCATCCTGAAATACCCCGCTTTAACTCTTGACGCATTCAAAGCAGGTACCGGAACATCAATCGTCGGAACCTCTGTCTTAAAGAGCCAGAATGTCGATTTAAGTGTGTCTGGAACCAACGGTCTTACCTATGGATTTACTTTTACTACCCCTGAAGGCGGTAAAACCAATGAATTCGGTAAGGATGCAGTAACCGGAGTTCCGCTTGTATTTGCAGACTCCACTGTCTTCCCCGCAGCTCAGCTGAGCAACATTGATATCAGCGATGTTGCCACTGGCGAATGGACCGCAAAGTATGCATTAAAGACTGGTGCTGTTGCGACCAGAATGACAGGAATCACTCCGTCAAAGTACCTTGACTCACCGTCAATTAAGTTCACCGTTGGCGCAGCCGTTACAGAATCTATCTCCATCAATACTGAGA
This Methanocorpusculum sp. DNA region includes the following protein-coding sequences:
- a CDS encoding adenylosuccinate synthetase yields the protein MPSTIIVGGFFGDEGKGKIVAHIAQKDKATIIARGGVGPNAGHTINVLNEKYVVRMIPSGFLYPKAELMIGSGVLVDPRVFAHELDILKCADRTKIDGRCGIIEEAHITLDKKDPHLSKTVGSTGSGCGPANSDRVMRKGRLARDIPELAPYITDVAQSVNDAIEKGDSVLIEGTQGFGISLYYGNYPFVTSKDTSASQMAADVGVGPTNIDDVVVVFKAFPTRVGEGPFPTELTHEESIALGIQEFGAVTHRERRIGTWDGKMARYSAMINGCTTIAITGVDHVDSTVFGATDYAKLTPKVLAFIDQIEADTGKPVGIISTGPDQSHIIDIRSEL